In Deltaproteobacteria bacterium, a single window of DNA contains:
- the dtd gene encoding D-aminoacyl-tRNA deacylase, giving the protein MRAVVQRVSKASVTVEGKIKGSIEKGLLVFAGIVKDDDEKDGQYIASKIAGLRIFEDGEGKMNRSVRDVEGEILLISQFTLAGDAGKGRRPSFEKAMKPEEASILFEKLVKMAENEGLMVATGQFQAHMEVNLTNDGPVTILLDSRKAF; this is encoded by the coding sequence CAAGGCCTCCGTCACTGTTGAAGGCAAGATAAAGGGGAGCATAGAAAAGGGACTTCTTGTTTTTGCCGGGATCGTTAAAGATGACGATGAAAAGGATGGTCAATATATTGCTTCCAAAATAGCCGGGCTCCGCATCTTTGAAGATGGGGAAGGGAAGATGAACCGCTCTGTAAGGGATGTTGAGGGAGAAATACTCCTCATTTCCCAATTTACCCTGGCAGGGGACGCCGGAAAAGGGAGGCGGCCCTCCTTTGAAAAGGCCATGAAACCGGAAGAGGCAAGTATTTTATTTGAAAAACTGGTTAAAATGGCGGAAAATGAAGGACTTATGGTTGCCACAGGGCAATTTCAGGCCCATATGGAGGTAAATCTCACAAATGACGGGCCTGTAACCATACTGCTTGACAGTAGAAAGGCGTTTTAA